In one Umezawaea sp. Da 62-37 genomic region, the following are encoded:
- a CDS encoding DUF4326 domain-containing protein: MLPDPDQTERQRSAGPLGALLQDRAKLHWMEEEHTMSHLLVVHYKYARYDIYIGRGSKWGNPFVIGTDGTREQVIDLYQQWLPDQPELMAALGELTDKTLGCSCAPRDCHGDVLAPLAARVPVLSPWGPVPHPAGGLPAVRAPF; the protein is encoded by the coding sequence GTGCTGCCCGACCCGGATCAGACAGAACGACAGCGCTCGGCCGGCCCGCTCGGCGCGCTGTTGCAGGACAGGGCAAAGCTGCACTGGATGGAGGAGGAGCACACGATGTCGCACCTGCTGGTCGTCCACTACAAGTACGCCCGGTACGACATCTACATCGGTCGGGGATCGAAGTGGGGCAACCCTTTCGTCATCGGCACAGACGGCACCCGCGAGCAGGTGATCGACCTCTATCAGCAGTGGCTGCCCGACCAACCCGAGCTGATGGCCGCGCTCGGTGAGTTGACCGACAAGACACTCGGGTGTTCCTGTGCGCCCCGAGACTGCCACGGTGACGTTCTGGCGCCGCTGGCGGCCCGCGTGCCCGTCCTCAGTCCCTGGGGACCCGTGCCGCATCCGGCTGGCGGACTTCCCGCGGTCAGGGCGCCGTTCTGA
- the dbpB gene encoding DGQHR domain-containing protein DpdB — protein MKQTQAQAAPGSADGAVRPVDSNANPNELRVPAIEIQQGKRRIYTFAVDGTQVHEFAAVSRIRRDHEQLHGYQRPEALAHVRAIRRYLESADAILPNALVLAFDPTVRFIPREPTAPGAFATLGELVIPIDLSLPPHQRSAWMVDGQQRAAALRDADLDSFPVAAVGFISDAVAEQRTQFILVNSTKPLPKGLIHELLPDTTGPLPPTLARRRLPAEVMVRLNTTGPFAGRIKSPTAPDGYIQDTSVMKMIEHSLHDGALYHYRDTDGTGDIKRIIVHLNAFWSAVRDTWPEDWELPPRRSRLTHGVGIAALGYVMDALTDGITATELSPHLLRERLECLLPHTAWSSGHWNLRDEQCSWNGLQNTTNDISRLARHLQRTLPTTR, from the coding sequence ATGAAGCAGACCCAAGCGCAAGCCGCGCCCGGCAGCGCCGACGGCGCCGTCCGCCCCGTCGACAGCAACGCGAACCCCAACGAACTGCGCGTCCCCGCCATCGAGATCCAGCAGGGCAAACGCCGCATCTACACCTTCGCGGTGGACGGCACACAGGTACACGAGTTCGCGGCCGTCTCCCGCATCCGCCGCGACCACGAACAGCTGCACGGCTACCAGCGACCCGAAGCCCTCGCTCACGTCCGAGCCATCCGCCGCTACCTGGAGTCCGCGGACGCCATACTGCCCAACGCCCTGGTCCTCGCCTTCGACCCGACCGTGCGCTTCATCCCGCGTGAGCCGACCGCCCCAGGGGCGTTCGCGACGCTCGGTGAACTGGTCATCCCGATCGATCTCTCCCTGCCCCCACACCAGCGATCCGCGTGGATGGTCGACGGCCAGCAGCGCGCCGCCGCGCTACGCGACGCCGACCTGGACAGCTTTCCCGTGGCCGCGGTCGGGTTCATCAGCGACGCCGTAGCCGAGCAGCGCACGCAGTTCATCCTGGTCAACTCGACCAAACCGTTGCCCAAGGGACTCATCCACGAGCTGTTGCCCGACACCACCGGGCCTCTGCCACCCACGCTCGCGCGGCGCCGATTGCCCGCCGAGGTGATGGTCCGGCTCAACACCACCGGACCGTTCGCCGGACGCATCAAGTCGCCGACCGCCCCCGACGGGTACATCCAGGACACGAGCGTGATGAAGATGATCGAACACAGCCTCCACGATGGCGCGCTGTATCACTACCGCGACACCGACGGCACCGGCGACATCAAGCGCATCATCGTCCACCTCAATGCCTTCTGGTCCGCGGTGCGCGACACCTGGCCCGAAGACTGGGAGCTGCCGCCCCGCCGATCCCGGCTCACCCACGGCGTGGGCATCGCGGCCTTGGGCTACGTCATGGACGCCCTCACCGACGGCATCACCGCCACCGAGCTCAGCCCGCACCTTCTCCGGGAGCGGCTGGAATGTCTACTTCCGCATACCGCGTGGTCCTCTGGCCACTGGAACTTGCGTGACGAGCAGTGCTCCTGGAACGGGCTGCAGAACACCACTAACGACATCTCCCGCTTGGCGCGCCACCTTCAACGCACGCTGCCAACAACTCGATGA